In one window of Microbacterium dextranolyticum DNA:
- a CDS encoding MFS transporter — MTETLTATTSIRSDAPPPDASATMPRRPFGLVVAAASVPMFMATLDNLVMTNALPVLHETLGASVEQLQWFVNAYTLAFASMILVASALGDRFGRRTVFLAGIAIFGVGSVLAALSTDPGQLIAARAVQGFGGAGVMPLSLALISGGVAPARRPLAIGLWGGIAGLGVAAGPLVGGAIMQGWNWQAIFWINVPIAIVAMPLAFFALRNQFGERTRIDVLGAILTAGGVLAIVHAIVRGNDDGWSSLSVVGELVAGTLLLVGFIAWQARGRAPLVPLRLFRDRSFSLTNIVGFLFSFGAMGAIFLLIQYLQVVQGSTPLEAALQTTPWTLAPMFVAPVAGLIAPRVGTRALLTVGLLLQGVGLLWIGLAMSTDLDYPSLIAPFVLSGVGMGLVFAPMATALLATLGVVDHAKASGVNSTVREIGLALGTAVMTAIFVGAGGQLRPDMYVDAARPAVFTGAAVLFVGVVAALLLPSGRATASATPVTD; from the coding sequence ATGACCGAGACGCTCACTGCGACGACGTCCATACGATCGGATGCGCCGCCGCCCGATGCCTCGGCCACGATGCCCCGCCGCCCCTTCGGGCTCGTCGTCGCCGCGGCATCCGTGCCCATGTTCATGGCCACCCTCGACAACCTCGTCATGACCAATGCGCTGCCCGTGCTGCACGAGACACTCGGCGCGAGCGTCGAGCAGCTGCAGTGGTTCGTGAACGCCTACACGCTCGCGTTCGCGTCGATGATCCTCGTGGCCTCCGCGCTGGGCGACCGCTTCGGGCGACGCACCGTGTTCCTCGCCGGCATCGCGATCTTCGGCGTCGGCTCCGTGCTCGCCGCCCTCAGCACTGATCCGGGGCAGCTCATCGCCGCCCGCGCCGTACAGGGATTCGGCGGGGCCGGTGTCATGCCCCTGTCGCTCGCGCTCATCTCGGGCGGCGTTGCCCCGGCCCGGCGTCCCCTGGCGATCGGCCTCTGGGGAGGCATCGCAGGGCTCGGGGTCGCCGCCGGTCCTCTCGTCGGCGGCGCGATCATGCAGGGGTGGAACTGGCAGGCGATCTTCTGGATCAACGTGCCGATCGCGATCGTCGCGATGCCCCTCGCCTTCTTCGCGCTGCGCAATCAGTTCGGTGAGCGCACCCGCATCGACGTCCTCGGGGCGATCCTGACGGCCGGCGGAGTCCTCGCCATCGTCCACGCGATCGTCCGCGGCAACGACGATGGGTGGTCGTCGCTCTCGGTGGTGGGCGAACTCGTGGCCGGAACCCTCCTGCTCGTCGGATTCATCGCATGGCAGGCGCGGGGGCGGGCCCCTCTCGTGCCGCTGCGCCTGTTCCGAGACCGCTCGTTCTCGCTCACGAACATCGTCGGCTTCCTCTTCAGCTTCGGGGCGATGGGCGCCATCTTCCTGCTCATCCAGTACCTGCAGGTGGTGCAGGGATCCACGCCGCTCGAGGCCGCCCTGCAGACGACGCCGTGGACCCTCGCGCCGATGTTCGTCGCACCGGTCGCCGGCCTGATCGCGCCGCGCGTCGGCACCCGCGCCCTGCTCACCGTCGGGCTGCTGCTGCAGGGTGTGGGGCTGCTCTGGATCGGCCTCGCGATGTCGACCGACCTCGATTACCCCTCCCTCATCGCGCCGTTCGTCCTGTCCGGGGTCGGCATGGGACTCGTCTTCGCGCCGATGGCGACGGCGCTGCTCGCGACCCTCGGCGTGGTCGACCACGCCAAGGCATCCGGGGTCAACTCCACCGTGCGCGAGATCGGACTCGCCCTCGGCACGGCCGTGATGACGGCGATCTTCGTGGGCGCCGGCGGACAGCTGCGACCCGACATGTACGTGGATGCCGCGCGCCCCGCCGTCTTCACCGGAGCGGCTGTCCTGTTCGTCGGAGTCGTGGCGGCCCTCCTGCTGCCGTCGGGGCGCGCCACGGCATCCGCCACGCCCGTCACGGACTGA
- a CDS encoding TetR/AcrR family transcriptional regulator, translated as MSPIEATAPETARRMSSDERREQIIEAALAVFGARGYEGTTTDEVARRAGVSQPYVVRLFGSKESLFLSALQRAIDEMMDAFREALADEASGEPIARRVGDAYIGLLRVRGLHQTLSHAWLLGSHPVIGPAGRQGFARVWRMFRDEAGMSAEEARVFLAEGMLINVMIGMRIVDDYGSDSDITELFHSCFPTSLPEVLEVVPRGDEPW; from the coding sequence ATGAGTCCGATCGAGGCGACGGCGCCCGAGACCGCGCGGCGTATGAGTTCCGACGAGCGCCGCGAGCAGATCATCGAGGCGGCCCTCGCGGTGTTCGGCGCGCGCGGCTATGAGGGAACGACGACCGACGAGGTCGCCCGCCGCGCCGGCGTCAGCCAGCCCTACGTCGTGCGCCTGTTCGGATCGAAGGAGAGCCTCTTCCTCTCGGCGCTGCAGCGGGCGATCGATGAAATGATGGACGCGTTCCGCGAGGCCCTGGCCGACGAGGCATCCGGCGAGCCCATCGCGCGGCGGGTCGGGGATGCCTACATCGGCCTCTTGCGGGTGCGCGGGCTGCATCAGACGCTCTCTCACGCGTGGCTGCTGGGGTCGCACCCCGTGATCGGCCCGGCCGGACGTCAGGGATTCGCGCGGGTGTGGCGGATGTTCCGCGACGAAGCCGGCATGAGCGCCGAGGAGGCGCGAGTGTTCCTGGCCGAGGGCATGCTCATCAACGTCATGATCGGCATGCGCATCGTCGACGACTACGGTTCCGATTCCGACATCACCGAACTCTTCCACTCGTGCTTCCCGACGAGCCTGCCCGAGGTGCTCGAGGTCGTGCCGCGCGGCGACGAACCGTGGTGA
- a CDS encoding ABC-F family ATP-binding cassette domain-containing protein: protein MGYIDIAAVSFVLPDGRPLLDEVTFRVADGKTTALIGQNGAGKTTLLKIVRGELSPRSGTVTIDGGLGVMDQFIGHGEAGQTVHDLLIAVAPGRVGAAARELEDAEAAIIEHDDLDTQMRYAAALADYAEAGGYEYETVWDTCTVAALGIPFARARFRDLGTLSGGEQKRLALEALLRGPDQVLLLDEPDNYLDVPGKRWLEERLRETSKTVLLVSHDRELLARAADRIVTLETGGAGSTAWVHGGGFGTYHAARDDRMARLDELRRRWDEEHAKLIRFVADMKAKAAASDEFASRYRAAQTRLRRFEEAGPPEERPPAQTLDVRLRGARTGKRAVVAERLELTGLMQPFDLEVWFGDRIAVLGSNGSGKSHFLRLLARGGTDPDGLLGHVTDIGAALDPVAHTGRAVLGARVAPGWFAQTHRHPEYTGRSLLDILHRGDDRRPGMPRDAASSALDRYGLVRQAEQAFDSLSGGQQARFQVLLLELSGATLLLLDEPTDNLDLVSAEALEDALQRFEGTVLAVTHDRWFARSFDRFIVFGSDGRVVETDEPVWDEKRVTRAR, encoded by the coding sequence GTGGGCTACATCGACATCGCCGCCGTCTCGTTCGTCCTGCCGGACGGGCGACCTCTGCTCGACGAGGTGACCTTCCGCGTGGCGGACGGCAAGACCACCGCTCTGATCGGCCAGAACGGCGCGGGCAAGACGACCCTGCTGAAGATCGTCCGAGGCGAGCTCTCACCGCGGTCGGGGACCGTCACGATCGACGGCGGGCTCGGCGTCATGGACCAGTTCATCGGTCACGGCGAGGCCGGTCAGACCGTGCACGACCTGCTGATCGCTGTCGCACCGGGCCGCGTCGGCGCCGCCGCGCGGGAACTCGAGGATGCCGAGGCCGCCATCATCGAGCACGACGACCTCGACACGCAGATGCGCTACGCCGCCGCGCTGGCCGACTACGCCGAAGCCGGGGGATACGAGTACGAGACCGTCTGGGACACGTGCACGGTCGCCGCCCTCGGCATCCCTTTCGCGCGGGCACGGTTCCGCGACCTCGGCACCCTTTCCGGGGGAGAGCAGAAGCGACTCGCACTCGAGGCGCTCCTGCGCGGCCCCGATCAGGTGTTGCTGCTCGACGAGCCCGACAATTACCTCGACGTGCCCGGCAAGCGCTGGCTCGAGGAACGACTGCGCGAAACATCCAAGACCGTCCTCCTCGTCTCGCACGATCGCGAGCTGCTCGCACGGGCCGCCGATCGCATCGTCACGCTCGAGACGGGCGGCGCCGGGAGCACCGCCTGGGTGCACGGCGGAGGATTCGGCACCTACCACGCCGCGCGCGACGACCGGATGGCGCGACTCGACGAACTGCGCCGGCGGTGGGATGAGGAGCACGCCAAGCTCATCCGCTTCGTCGCCGACATGAAGGCGAAGGCCGCCGCCAGCGACGAGTTCGCGTCGCGCTATCGGGCGGCCCAGACTCGGCTGCGCCGGTTCGAAGAGGCCGGCCCGCCCGAGGAGCGTCCCCCCGCGCAGACCCTCGACGTGCGCCTGCGCGGCGCACGCACCGGCAAGCGCGCCGTCGTCGCCGAGCGGCTCGAGCTTACCGGGCTCATGCAGCCGTTCGACCTCGAGGTGTGGTTCGGCGATCGCATCGCCGTGCTCGGATCGAACGGGTCGGGTAAATCGCACTTCCTGCGGCTGCTCGCCCGCGGTGGCACCGACCCCGACGGGCTGCTCGGCCACGTCACCGACATCGGTGCGGCGCTCGATCCCGTCGCGCACACGGGGCGGGCCGTGCTCGGCGCACGGGTTGCTCCCGGCTGGTTCGCGCAGACCCACCGGCATCCGGAATACACCGGGCGCTCGCTCCTGGACATCCTGCACCGCGGCGACGACCGGAGGCCCGGCATGCCGCGGGATGCGGCCAGCTCGGCCCTCGACCGCTACGGCCTCGTCCGGCAGGCCGAGCAGGCCTTCGACAGTCTGTCGGGCGGGCAGCAGGCCCGGTTCCAGGTGCTGCTGCTCGAGCTCTCCGGGGCGACGCTGCTGCTGCTCGACGAGCCCACCGACAACCTCGACCTCGTCTCGGCCGAGGCGCTGGAGGATGCGCTGCAGCGCTTCGAGGGGACCGTCCTCGCGGTGACCCACGACCGGTGGTTCGCGCGCTCGTTCGATCGCTTCATCGTGTTCGGCTCGGACGGACGCGTCGTCGAGACCGACGAGCCCGTGTGGGACGAGAAGCGGGTCACCCGGGCCCGGTGA
- a CDS encoding FAD-dependent oxidoreductase yields the protein MAQRIVVIGGGIMGLAAAWQLVRRGERPVVIDRFARGHHEGASHGETRNFNNAYGEAHYLDLLALAREGWDALGDVDGEPLLRLHGLVSHGGGAALGSGSATSLAGIADGLTARGIPAELLTGADAARRWPGMRFEDTVLHSPDAGVARAAAAIRELERRITAGGGEVRWSIPARALSPDADGVDVVTDAGTLRADVVVVTAGAWTSSLLGPALGSGSGPGIPLPPLRVTEETPAHFTPFVAGPWLSFNHFVTPGSQPSNVYGMPTPGEGIKVGFHGIGDEVDPDRRPHRPVLQHELRDYVREWMPGLDPDTAVPISCTYTSTPTEAFVLDRVERIVVGAGFSGQGFKFAPGVGATLAALALDPSARAAEAFRLASV from the coding sequence ATGGCCCAGCGCATCGTGGTCATCGGCGGCGGGATCATGGGGCTTGCCGCGGCATGGCAGCTCGTTCGACGAGGAGAACGCCCCGTCGTGATCGACCGGTTCGCGCGCGGCCACCACGAGGGCGCGTCCCACGGCGAGACGCGCAACTTCAACAACGCTTACGGCGAGGCGCACTACCTCGACCTGCTCGCGCTCGCGCGCGAAGGTTGGGATGCCCTCGGCGACGTCGACGGCGAGCCGCTGCTGCGTCTGCACGGTCTCGTCTCGCACGGCGGGGGCGCGGCGCTCGGCAGCGGCTCGGCCACGAGCCTCGCCGGGATCGCCGACGGGTTGACCGCCCGCGGCATCCCCGCCGAGCTGCTCACCGGAGCCGACGCCGCGCGACGCTGGCCGGGCATGCGCTTCGAAGACACCGTCCTCCACTCCCCCGACGCCGGGGTCGCCCGCGCCGCCGCGGCGATCCGCGAGCTCGAGCGCCGCATCACGGCCGGCGGCGGCGAGGTCCGGTGGAGCATCCCGGCGCGCGCCCTGTCCCCCGACGCAGACGGCGTCGATGTCGTGACGGATGCCGGGACGCTCCGCGCCGACGTGGTCGTCGTGACCGCGGGCGCGTGGACCTCGTCACTGCTGGGACCGGCGCTCGGATCGGGCTCGGGACCGGGCATCCCTCTGCCGCCGCTTCGCGTGACGGAAGAGACGCCGGCGCACTTCACGCCGTTCGTCGCCGGCCCGTGGCTGTCGTTCAACCATTTCGTCACACCCGGCTCGCAACCGTCGAACGTGTACGGCATGCCGACGCCCGGCGAGGGGATCAAGGTCGGCTTCCACGGCATCGGCGACGAGGTCGATCCCGACCGCCGTCCGCACCGGCCGGTGCTGCAGCATGAGCTGCGCGACTACGTGCGGGAGTGGATGCCCGGGCTCGACCCCGACACGGCGGTGCCGATCTCGTGCACGTACACGTCGACGCCGACCGAGGCGTTCGTGCTCGACCGGGTGGAGCGCATCGTCGTGGGCGCGGGGTTCTCGGGCCAGGGCTTCAAGTTCGCGCCCGGTGTCGGCGCGACGCTCGCCGCGCTCGCGCTCGACCCGTCGGCGCGGGCCGCCGAGGCGTTCCGCCTGGCATCCGTCTGA